Proteins encoded within one genomic window of Mycolicibacterium monacense:
- the fadA6 gene encoding steroid 3-ketoacyl-CoA thiolase FadA6 has protein sequence MAVPTSTAYVIDAVRTPIGKRGGSLAHVHPIDLGVHAFRGIFDRVDVDPGAVDDVIVGCVDALGGQAGNIGRNAWLAAGYPEEVPGVTVDRQCGSSQQAISFGAQAIMSGTADIILAGGMQNMSQIPIASAMVVGKEFGFTSPTGESENWRHRYGDQEISQFRGAEMIAEKWDISREEMEQFAYTSHQRAFAAIRGGHFDNEIIPVGDFGVDEGPRESTLEKLASLKPLSEGGRLTAAVASQISDGASAVLLASEDAVKAHNLKPRARIHHISARGADPVFMLTGPIPATRYALDKTGLSIDDIDVVEINEAFAPVVIAWLKELKADPEKVNPNGGAIALGHPLGATGAKLFATMLNELERTGGRYGLQTMCEGGGTANVTIIERL, from the coding sequence ATGGCAGTGCCAACCTCGACGGCGTATGTCATCGACGCTGTGCGGACCCCCATCGGCAAGCGCGGCGGCTCGCTGGCCCACGTGCACCCGATCGATCTGGGCGTGCACGCGTTCCGCGGCATCTTCGACCGCGTCGACGTCGACCCGGGTGCCGTGGACGACGTGATCGTCGGTTGCGTGGACGCACTGGGTGGGCAGGCGGGCAACATCGGCCGCAACGCGTGGCTCGCCGCCGGCTACCCCGAAGAGGTGCCGGGGGTGACCGTCGACCGCCAGTGCGGGTCCAGCCAGCAGGCCATCTCGTTCGGCGCGCAGGCCATCATGTCGGGCACCGCCGACATCATCCTGGCCGGCGGTATGCAGAACATGAGCCAGATCCCGATCGCGTCGGCGATGGTGGTGGGCAAGGAGTTCGGCTTCACCTCGCCGACCGGTGAGTCGGAGAACTGGCGGCACCGCTACGGCGACCAGGAGATCTCGCAGTTCCGCGGCGCGGAGATGATCGCCGAGAAGTGGGACATCTCCCGCGAGGAGATGGAGCAGTTCGCCTACACCAGCCACCAGCGGGCGTTCGCCGCCATCCGTGGCGGCCACTTCGACAACGAGATCATCCCGGTGGGCGACTTCGGGGTCGACGAGGGTCCGCGGGAGTCGACGCTGGAGAAGCTGGCCTCGCTCAAGCCGCTGTCCGAAGGTGGCCGGCTTACCGCCGCTGTCGCCAGCCAGATCTCGGACGGTGCGAGTGCGGTGCTGCTGGCCTCCGAAGACGCAGTGAAGGCTCATAACCTCAAGCCGCGCGCCCGCATCCACCACATCAGCGCCCGCGGTGCCGATCCGGTGTTCATGCTGACCGGCCCGATCCCCGCGACCCGCTACGCGCTGGACAAGACCGGGCTGTCGATCGACGACATCGACGTGGTGGAGATCAACGAGGCGTTCGCGCCGGTGGTGATCGCGTGGCTCAAGGAGCTCAAGGCCGATCCGGAGAAGGTGAACCCGAACGGTGGGGCGATCGCGCTCGGGCACCCGCTCGGTGCGACGGGCGCCAAGCTGTTCGCCACGATGCTCAACGAACTCGAGCGCACGGGTGGCCGCTACGGTCTGCAGACGATGTGCGAGGGCGGCGGCACCGCCAACGTCACGATCATCGAACGTCTCTGA
- a CDS encoding NDMA-dependent alcohol dehydrogenase — protein sequence MKTNAAILWEYGGDWTVEEIDLDPPGDGEVLVSWEATGLCHSDEHIRTGDLPAPLPLIGGHEGAGIVREVGPGVVGLAPGDHVVASFLPACGRCRFCSTGHQNLCDLGAMIMAGTQLDGTYRRHVRGQDVGVMALVGTFSQYGTVPEASIVKIDDDLPLARACLLGCGVTTGWGSAVNTADVSPGDTVVIIGLGGIGSGAVQGARLAGAEKIVVIEPVESKRELAFRFGATHFVTTMEEANALVADLTRGVMADSAILTVGLLEGSMLEDAANIIRKGGAVVMTALSTMADNQPTLGMMMFTLFQKRLLGSLYGEANPRADIPRLLSLYREGKLLLDETVTHEYKLAEVNEGYEDMRAGRNIRGVILHDH from the coding sequence ATGAAGACCAACGCGGCGATTCTGTGGGAGTACGGGGGCGACTGGACGGTCGAGGAGATCGATCTCGATCCGCCGGGCGACGGTGAGGTGCTGGTGTCCTGGGAGGCCACCGGACTGTGCCACTCCGACGAGCACATCCGCACCGGCGACCTCCCCGCCCCGCTGCCGCTGATCGGTGGCCACGAGGGTGCCGGCATCGTGCGCGAGGTCGGGCCCGGTGTCGTCGGGCTGGCCCCCGGCGATCATGTCGTCGCGTCGTTCCTGCCCGCGTGTGGCCGGTGCCGGTTCTGCTCGACCGGCCACCAGAATCTGTGCGATCTCGGCGCGATGATCATGGCAGGCACCCAACTCGACGGCACCTACCGCAGGCACGTCCGCGGGCAGGACGTCGGCGTGATGGCGCTGGTCGGCACGTTCTCGCAGTACGGCACCGTTCCCGAAGCGTCGATCGTCAAGATCGACGACGACCTGCCGTTGGCGCGGGCCTGTCTCCTCGGTTGCGGCGTCACCACCGGCTGGGGTTCGGCGGTCAACACCGCCGACGTGTCGCCCGGCGACACCGTCGTCATCATCGGCCTCGGCGGGATCGGCAGCGGTGCCGTCCAGGGTGCGCGGCTGGCCGGCGCCGAGAAGATCGTCGTCATCGAACCGGTGGAATCGAAACGGGAACTGGCCTTCCGGTTCGGCGCCACGCACTTCGTCACCACGATGGAGGAGGCCAACGCGCTGGTCGCCGACCTGACCCGCGGGGTGATGGCCGACTCGGCGATCCTGACCGTCGGCCTGCTGGAGGGCTCGATGCTCGAGGACGCCGCCAACATCATCCGCAAGGGCGGTGCCGTCGTGATGACGGCGCTGTCGACGATGGCCGACAACCAGCCGACCCTGGGCATGATGATGTTCACGCTGTTCCAGAAGCGACTGCTGGGCAGCCTCTACGGCGAGGCCAACCCCCGCGCCGACATCCCGCGGCTGCTGTCGCTGTACCGCGAGGGCAAGCTACTTCTCGACGAGACCGTCACCCACGAGTACAAACTCGCCGAGGTCAACGAGGGGTACGAGGACATGCGCGCGGGACGAAACATCCGCGGCGTGATCCTGCACGACCACTGA
- a CDS encoding SatD family protein — translation MAEVKPEPSITAAVIGDVVASRSAPDRRALHRDLSGALRDAGFAFTVGDEFQGTHPSVGAAIDAALTVRLAVAPDIDIRFGIGWGQVTVLDTETGIQDGPGWWAAREAIEWTASAQRQSGLAAVRTSYRRAADVTGPNVDAVNAALLCRDHLLGSLDDRSLRILKGLLSNHTKKDIAAAEHVSASAVSQRAGRDGLDLLVLTSTYLRGVR, via the coding sequence ATGGCGGAAGTTAAGCCTGAGCCTTCAATAACGGCCGCGGTGATCGGCGACGTCGTCGCCTCCCGAAGCGCCCCCGACCGGCGCGCACTCCACCGCGACCTCAGTGGTGCACTCCGTGATGCCGGGTTCGCGTTCACCGTCGGCGACGAGTTCCAGGGCACCCATCCCAGCGTCGGCGCCGCGATCGACGCCGCTCTGACCGTGCGCCTCGCCGTCGCACCGGACATCGACATCCGGTTCGGCATCGGCTGGGGACAGGTCACCGTCCTCGACACCGAGACCGGCATCCAGGACGGTCCGGGCTGGTGGGCGGCGCGCGAGGCGATCGAATGGACCGCATCGGCGCAGCGACAATCGGGCCTCGCGGCGGTACGCACGTCGTATCGCCGGGCCGCGGACGTCACCGGACCGAACGTGGACGCCGTCAACGCCGCCCTGCTGTGTCGGGACCACCTGCTTGGATCACTCGATGACCGATCACTGAGGATCCTGAAGGGCCTGTTGAGCAACCACACCAAGAAGGACATCGCCGCCGCCGAGCACGTCAGCGCCTCGGCGGTGTCCCAGCGCGCGGGCCGCGACGGGCTCGACCTGCTCGTGCTGACCTCGACCTACCTGCGCGGTGTCCGGTGA
- the ipdC gene encoding (3aS,4S,5R,7aS)-5-hydroxy-7a-methyl-1-oxo-octahydro-1H-indene-4-carboxyl-CoA dehydrogenase, with amino-acid sequence MTRLRTPLTELVGIEHPVVQTGMGWVAGARLVSATSNAGGLGILASATMTLEELQTAVTKVKAATDKPFGINIRADAGDANDRVDLLIREGVKVASFALAPKPDLIAKLKEAGVVVIPSVGLAKHAKKVASWGADAVIVQGGEGGGHTGPIATTLLLPSVLDAVADTGMPVIAAGGFFDGRGLAAALSYGAAGVAMGTRFLLTSDSTVPDAVKQRYLQAALDGTVVSTRVDGMPHRVLRTGLVEKLESGSPVRGFAAAVGNAQKFKKMSGMTWRSMVKDGLAMRHGKELTWAQVVMAANTPMLLKAGLVEGNTDAGVLASGQVAGILDDLPSCAELVPSIVDDAVKHLRAAAALIE; translated from the coding sequence GTGACCCGGCTGCGGACCCCGCTGACCGAACTGGTCGGCATCGAACACCCCGTGGTGCAGACCGGGATGGGCTGGGTGGCCGGGGCGCGTCTGGTGTCGGCGACGTCGAACGCCGGCGGGCTGGGCATCCTGGCCTCGGCGACCATGACGCTCGAGGAACTGCAGACGGCGGTGACCAAGGTCAAGGCCGCCACGGACAAACCGTTCGGCATCAACATCCGGGCCGACGCCGGTGATGCGAACGACCGCGTCGACCTGCTGATCCGCGAGGGCGTGAAGGTCGCGTCGTTCGCGCTGGCGCCGAAACCCGACCTGATCGCGAAGCTCAAGGAGGCGGGTGTCGTCGTCATCCCGTCGGTCGGGCTCGCCAAGCACGCCAAGAAGGTCGCCTCGTGGGGCGCCGACGCAGTCATCGTGCAGGGCGGTGAAGGCGGTGGCCACACCGGGCCGATCGCGACGACGCTGCTGCTGCCTTCGGTCCTCGACGCCGTCGCCGACACCGGCATGCCGGTGATCGCCGCGGGCGGCTTCTTCGACGGGCGCGGGCTCGCAGCGGCCCTGTCGTACGGTGCCGCCGGAGTCGCCATGGGTACCCGCTTCCTCCTGACGTCGGATTCGACGGTGCCCGACGCGGTCAAACAGCGTTATCTGCAGGCCGCTCTCGACGGCACGGTCGTCTCCACCCGCGTCGACGGGATGCCGCACCGCGTGTTGCGGACCGGACTGGTGGAGAAGCTCGAGAGCGGTTCACCGGTACGGGGTTTCGCCGCGGCGGTGGGCAACGCCCAGAAGTTCAAGAAGATGTCCGGGATGACGTGGCGGTCGATGGTCAAGGACGGCCTGGCAATGCGGCACGGCAAGGAACTCACCTGGGCGCAGGTCGTGATGGCGGCCAACACCCCCATGCTCCTCAAGGCCGGGTTGGTCGAGGGCAACACCGACGCCGGTGTGCTGGCGTCGGGTCAGGTCGCCGGGATTCTCGACGATCTGCCGTCGTGCGCTGAACTGGTGCCCTCGATCGTCGACGACGCCGTCAAGCACCTCAGGGCGGCCGCGGCGCTGATCGAGTGA
- the ipdB gene encoding cholesterol ring-cleaving hydrolase subunit IpdB: MTEPTRAEVCAVACAELFRDAGEIMVSPMANMVSIGARLARLTFSPDILLTDGEARLLADTPALGATGAIEGWMPFGRVFETLTWGRRHVVMGANQIDRYGNQNLSAFGAIQHPKRQMFGVRGAPGNTINHATSYWVGGHSTRVFGESVDIVSGVGWDKVDPDNPAYRFLDVYRVVSNLGVFDFNGPDHQMRALSLHPGVEAEQVAENTSFEVHGLDTAEVTRLPSDEELRLIREVIDPKSLRDREIRS; encoded by the coding sequence ATGACCGAGCCGACCCGCGCCGAGGTGTGCGCCGTCGCGTGTGCCGAGCTGTTCCGCGACGCCGGTGAGATCATGGTCAGCCCGATGGCGAACATGGTGTCGATCGGCGCCCGACTCGCACGCCTGACCTTCTCCCCCGACATCCTGCTGACCGACGGTGAGGCCCGCCTGCTGGCGGATACGCCCGCGCTCGGCGCGACGGGCGCCATCGAGGGCTGGATGCCGTTCGGTCGCGTCTTCGAGACGCTGACCTGGGGCCGGCGCCACGTCGTCATGGGCGCCAACCAGATCGACCGCTACGGCAACCAGAACCTGTCGGCCTTCGGCGCGATCCAGCATCCGAAGCGGCAGATGTTCGGTGTGCGCGGCGCACCGGGCAACACCATCAACCACGCCACCAGCTACTGGGTCGGCGGGCACAGCACGAGGGTCTTCGGCGAATCGGTCGACATCGTGTCCGGCGTGGGGTGGGACAAGGTGGACCCCGACAATCCGGCCTACCGGTTCCTCGACGTCTACCGAGTGGTGAGCAATCTGGGCGTCTTCGACTTCAACGGACCCGACCACCAGATGCGCGCGCTGTCACTGCATCCGGGCGTCGAGGCCGAACAGGTCGCCGAGAACACCTCCTTCGAGGTCCACGGCCTGGACACCGCCGAGGTGACCCGCCTGCCCTCCGACGAGGAGCTGCGCCTGATCCGTGAGGTGATCGATCCGAAGTCCCTGCGCGACAGGGAAATCCGATCGTGA
- the ipdA gene encoding cholesterol ring-cleaving hydrolase subunit IpdA codes for MTDKTTSLDEAVASVESGMTIGIGGWGSRRKPMALIRALLRTDVTDLTVVTYGGPDLGLLCSANKVKRVYYGFVSLDSPPFYDPWFSKARTSGSIEAREMDEGMLRCGLQAAAQRLPFLPIRAGLGSDVRKFWGDELKTVRSPYPTGQGYEELIAMPALNLDVALVHLNVGDAQGNAAYTGIDPYFDDLFLMSAQKRLMSVEKVVSTDELVKAVPPQALLVNRMMVDSVVEAPNGAHFTTAEPDYRRDEKFQRHYAEAAGSDESWAEFVGTYLSGSEDDYQAAVRKFAEEQGAAK; via the coding sequence ATGACCGATAAGACAACGAGTCTCGACGAGGCCGTCGCCTCCGTCGAGAGCGGGATGACCATCGGCATCGGCGGTTGGGGCTCACGCCGCAAGCCGATGGCGCTCATCCGTGCGCTGCTGCGCACCGATGTCACCGATCTCACCGTCGTCACCTACGGCGGACCGGACCTCGGGCTGCTGTGCTCGGCGAACAAGGTCAAACGGGTCTACTACGGTTTCGTATCGCTGGATTCACCCCCGTTCTACGACCCCTGGTTCTCCAAGGCGCGCACCAGCGGATCGATCGAGGCGCGCGAGATGGACGAGGGCATGCTGCGGTGCGGTCTGCAGGCCGCCGCACAACGCCTGCCGTTCCTGCCGATCCGCGCCGGACTCGGCAGCGACGTCCGCAAGTTCTGGGGCGACGAGCTCAAGACCGTGCGCTCGCCCTATCCGACCGGTCAGGGCTACGAGGAACTGATCGCGATGCCCGCGCTCAACCTCGACGTGGCGCTGGTACACCTCAACGTCGGTGACGCCCAGGGCAACGCCGCCTACACCGGCATCGACCCCTACTTCGACGACCTGTTCCTGATGTCGGCGCAGAAGCGGCTGATGAGCGTCGAGAAGGTGGTGTCCACCGATGAGCTCGTCAAAGCCGTTCCGCCACAGGCGCTGCTGGTGAACCGGATGATGGTCGACTCCGTCGTCGAAGCCCCCAACGGAGCGCACTTCACCACCGCCGAACCGGACTACCGCCGCGACGAGAAGTTCCAGCGGCACTACGCCGAGGCCGCCGGGTCCGACGAGTCCTGGGCCGAGTTCGTCGGCACATACCTTTCGGGCAGCGAGGACGACTACCAGGCCGCGGTCCGGAAGTTCGCCGAAGAGCAGGGAGCCGCGAAATGA
- the echA20 gene encoding (7aS)-7a-methyl-1,5-dioxo-2,3,5,6,7,7a-hexahydro-1H-indene-carboxyl-CoA hydrolase yields MPITTKTVEPGIVSVTVDYPPVNAIPSRGWFELGDTITAAGRDRSTHVVILRAEGRGFNAGVDIKEMQNTEGFTALIDANRGCFHAFRAVYECEVPVIAAVNGFCVGGGIGLVGNADVIVASDDAKFGLPEVERGALGAATHLSRLVPQHMMRRMFFTAATVSAETLHHFGSVHEVVPREDLDESALRVARDIASKDTRVIRAAKEALNFIDVQPVNARYRMEQGFTFELNLAGVSDEHRDAFAGTSKGDTK; encoded by the coding sequence ATGCCGATCACCACAAAGACCGTGGAACCGGGCATCGTCTCGGTCACGGTCGACTACCCGCCCGTCAACGCGATCCCGTCGCGGGGCTGGTTCGAACTCGGCGACACGATCACCGCGGCGGGCCGGGACCGCAGCACCCACGTGGTGATCCTGCGCGCCGAGGGCCGCGGCTTCAACGCCGGTGTCGACATCAAGGAGATGCAGAACACCGAGGGCTTCACGGCGCTCATCGACGCCAATCGCGGTTGTTTCCACGCCTTCCGCGCGGTGTACGAATGCGAGGTTCCCGTCATCGCCGCGGTCAACGGCTTCTGCGTCGGTGGTGGCATCGGTCTGGTCGGCAACGCCGACGTGATCGTCGCCTCCGACGATGCGAAGTTCGGCCTGCCCGAGGTCGAGCGTGGCGCACTGGGTGCGGCCACCCACCTCTCGCGCCTGGTGCCGCAACACATGATGCGCCGCATGTTCTTCACCGCGGCGACCGTGAGCGCCGAGACCCTGCACCACTTCGGTTCGGTACACGAGGTGGTGCCGCGCGAGGACCTGGACGAGTCCGCGCTGCGGGTGGCCCGCGACATCGCGAGCAAGGACACCCGCGTGATCCGCGCCGCCAAGGAAGCCCTCAACTTCATCGACGTCCAGCCGGTCAACGCGAGATACCGCATGGAGCAGGGCTTCACATTCGAGCTGAACCTGGCGGGAGTGTCCGACGAGCACCGCGACGCCTTCGCCGGGACATCGAAGGGCGATACGAAATGA
- a CDS encoding SDR family oxidoreductase, which produces MSDAAGIKLGLDGRVVLVTGGVRGVGAGISAVFAAQGATVVTCARRPVDGSPYEFHPCDIRDDDSVKSLIDAIVGAHGRLDVVINNAGGSPYVPAAEASAKFSRKIVELNLLGALSVSTHANAVMQTQERGGSIVNITSVSARRPTPGTVAYGAAKAGVENMTTTLAVEWAPKVRVNSVVVGMVETEQAELFYGDADSIAAISRNVPLGRLAKPDDIGWATAFLASDAASYISGASLEVHGGGEPPHYLSTTTADIKK; this is translated from the coding sequence GTGAGCGACGCCGCTGGAATCAAACTGGGACTCGACGGCCGAGTGGTGTTGGTGACCGGCGGCGTCCGCGGTGTCGGCGCCGGTATCAGTGCGGTGTTCGCAGCTCAGGGCGCCACGGTCGTGACCTGCGCGCGTCGGCCGGTCGACGGCAGCCCCTACGAATTCCACCCCTGCGACATCCGCGACGACGACTCGGTGAAGTCGCTGATCGACGCGATCGTCGGCGCGCACGGCCGCCTCGACGTGGTGATCAACAACGCCGGCGGTTCGCCCTACGTCCCCGCCGCCGAGGCGTCGGCCAAGTTCAGCAGGAAGATCGTCGAGCTGAACCTGCTTGGCGCCCTGTCGGTTTCCACCCACGCCAACGCCGTCATGCAGACCCAGGAGCGGGGTGGGTCCATCGTCAACATCACCAGCGTCAGTGCCAGACGCCCGACGCCGGGCACCGTCGCATACGGTGCGGCCAAGGCGGGTGTGGAGAACATGACCACCACGCTCGCCGTCGAATGGGCGCCCAAGGTCCGGGTGAACTCGGTCGTGGTCGGGATGGTCGAGACCGAGCAGGCCGAACTGTTCTACGGTGACGCCGACTCGATCGCCGCGATCTCCCGCAACGTGCCGTTGGGTCGACTGGCCAAACCGGACGACATCGGCTGGGCGACGGCGTTTCTCGCCTCCGATGCGGCGTCCTACATCAGCGGCGCATCGCTCGAGGTGCACGGTGGTGGCGAACCCCCGCACTACCTGTCGACCACCACCGCCGACATCAAAAAGTAA
- a CDS encoding SDR family oxidoreductase yields MGLLDGRVVIVTGAGGGIGRAHALAFAAEGARVVVNDIGVGLDGSPAGGGSAAQSVVDEITAAGGEAVTSGANVADWAQAEGLIQTAVDSFGGLDVLVNNAGIVRDRMFANTSEEEFDAVIAVHLKGHFATMKHAAAYWRAQSKAGKTVDARIVNTSSGAGLQGSVGQANYSAAKAGIAAMTLVAAAEMGRYGVTVNAIAPSARTRMTETVFAEMMSTQGNDFDAMAPENVSPLVVWLGSTESRDITGQVFEVEGGKIRVAEGWAHGPQVDKGARWDPAELGPVVADLLAKARPPVPVYGA; encoded by the coding sequence ATGGGACTGCTCGACGGCCGCGTGGTCATCGTGACGGGTGCGGGCGGCGGCATCGGCCGTGCGCACGCACTGGCATTCGCCGCCGAAGGCGCGCGCGTGGTGGTCAACGACATCGGTGTCGGCCTGGACGGATCGCCGGCCGGCGGCGGCAGCGCCGCGCAGAGCGTCGTCGACGAGATCACCGCCGCCGGTGGGGAAGCCGTCACCAGCGGTGCCAACGTCGCGGACTGGGCGCAGGCCGAGGGACTGATCCAAACGGCGGTCGACTCGTTCGGCGGACTCGACGTCCTGGTCAACAACGCCGGCATCGTGCGGGACCGGATGTTCGCCAACACCAGCGAAGAGGAGTTCGACGCGGTCATCGCGGTGCACCTCAAGGGGCATTTCGCCACCATGAAGCACGCTGCGGCGTACTGGCGCGCACAGTCCAAGGCCGGGAAGACCGTGGACGCCCGCATCGTCAACACCAGTTCCGGTGCCGGCCTGCAGGGCAGCGTCGGACAGGCCAACTACAGCGCCGCCAAGGCGGGTATCGCGGCCATGACGCTGGTGGCCGCCGCCGAGATGGGCCGCTACGGCGTCACCGTGAACGCCATTGCGCCGTCGGCGCGGACCCGGATGACCGAGACGGTGTTCGCCGAGATGATGTCCACCCAGGGCAACGACTTCGACGCCATGGCGCCGGAGAACGTCTCCCCGCTGGTCGTGTGGCTGGGTAGCACCGAGTCCCGCGACATCACCGGGCAGGTGTTCGAGGTCGAAGGCGGCAAGATCCGCGTGGCCGAGGGGTGGGCCCACGGGCCGCAGGTCGACAAGGGCGCCCGTTGGGACCCCGCCGAACTCGGACCCGTCGTCGCGGATCTGCTGGCAAAGGCGCGGCCGCCGGTGCCGGTCTACGGCGCCTGA
- a CDS encoding nitroreductase family deazaflavin-dependent oxidoreductase, which translates to MPKSPPTRLNSPAADFFIKWMSRGNTLVYKLSGGRLGGSFGKAPVALLTTIGRKTGEPRVSPLIFLRDGERVILVASRGGSDKHPMWYLNLRANPTVQVQIRDDVLTLTARLATEDEHAHYWPKLTAMYPDFDSYRSWTDREIPIVICEP; encoded by the coding sequence ATGCCGAAGTCACCGCCCACCAGACTGAACTCACCGGCCGCCGACTTCTTCATCAAGTGGATGTCGCGTGGAAACACGTTGGTGTACAAGCTCAGTGGCGGCCGCCTCGGCGGATCCTTCGGTAAGGCACCGGTCGCGCTGTTGACCACCATCGGCCGCAAGACCGGTGAACCGCGGGTCAGCCCGTTGATCTTTCTGCGCGACGGCGAGCGGGTCATCCTGGTCGCGTCCCGCGGCGGCAGCGACAAGCATCCGATGTGGTACCTCAACCTGCGGGCGAATCCCACAGTGCAGGTGCAGATCAGGGATGACGTGCTGACGTTGACCGCGCGGCTCGCCACCGAGGACGAGCACGCGCACTACTGGCCGAAACTGACCGCGATGTACCCGGACTTCGACAGCTACCGATCGTGGACCGACCGGGAGATCCCGATCGTCATCTGCGAACCGTAG
- a CDS encoding steroid 3-ketoacyl-CoA thiolase produces the protein MGNPVIVEATRSPIGKRNGWLSGLHATELLGAVQKALVEKAGIDPGDVEQLIGGCVTQYGEQSNNITRVSWLTAGLPEHVGATTIDCQCGSAQQANHLVAGLIATGAIDIGIACGIEAMSRVGLGANAGPDRSKIRAESWDIDMPNQFAAAERIAKRRGITREDIDRLGFASQAKAKQAWAENRFDREISPIVAPVLDENKQPTSERAPVSKDQGLRDTTLEGLAQLKPVMEGGIHTAGTSSQISDGAAAVLWMDEDKAKALGLKPRARIVAQANVGAETYYHLDGPVQSTAKVLEKAGMKLGDIDLVEINEAFASVVLSWAQVHDADMDKVNVNGGAIALGHPVGSTGARLITTALHELERTGKGTALITMCAGGALSTGTIIERI, from the coding sequence ATGGGCAACCCTGTCATCGTCGAAGCCACCCGCAGTCCGATCGGAAAGCGCAACGGATGGCTGTCCGGACTCCACGCGACCGAACTGTTGGGTGCGGTGCAGAAGGCTCTGGTCGAGAAAGCCGGGATCGATCCGGGCGACGTCGAGCAGCTCATCGGCGGCTGCGTCACCCAGTACGGCGAGCAGTCCAACAACATCACCCGCGTGAGCTGGCTGACCGCGGGGTTGCCCGAGCATGTCGGCGCCACCACGATCGACTGCCAGTGCGGGAGCGCCCAGCAGGCCAACCACCTGGTCGCCGGCCTGATCGCCACCGGCGCCATCGACATCGGTATCGCCTGCGGTATCGAGGCGATGAGCCGGGTCGGGCTCGGCGCGAACGCCGGACCCGACCGCTCGAAGATCCGCGCGGAGTCGTGGGACATCGACATGCCCAACCAGTTCGCGGCCGCCGAACGCATCGCCAAGCGCCGCGGTATCACGCGCGAGGACATCGACCGGCTCGGCTTCGCGTCGCAGGCCAAGGCCAAGCAGGCGTGGGCCGAGAACCGCTTCGACCGGGAGATCTCGCCGATCGTGGCCCCGGTGCTCGACGAGAACAAGCAGCCGACCTCCGAGCGCGCACCGGTGTCCAAGGACCAGGGTCTGCGCGACACCACCCTCGAGGGGCTGGCCCAACTGAAGCCGGTCATGGAAGGCGGAATCCACACCGCGGGCACCTCCTCGCAGATCTCCGACGGCGCCGCCGCGGTGCTGTGGATGGATGAGGACAAGGCGAAGGCGCTGGGATTGAAGCCGCGTGCCCGGATCGTGGCGCAGGCCAACGTCGGCGCGGAGACCTATTACCACCTCGACGGACCCGTCCAGTCGACCGCCAAGGTGCTCGAGAAGGCCGGGATGAAGCTCGGCGACATCGACTTGGTCGAGATCAACGAGGCGTTCGCGTCGGTGGTGTTGTCGTGGGCGCAGGTACACGACGCCGATATGGACAAGGTCAACGTCAACGGCGGCGCGATCGCCCTCGGACATCCGGTGGGCTCCACCGGTGCCCGGTTGATCACCACCGCGCTGCACGAACTCGAACGCACCGGTAAGGGCACCGCGCTGATCACGATGTGCGCGGGCGGGGCCCTGTCGACGGGCACCATCATCGAGCGGATCTGA